From Candidatus Binataceae bacterium, the proteins below share one genomic window:
- a CDS encoding O-antigen ligase family protein → MRRIDHIVLAGIGLLVVLTPLCFGAVHPWAYALMEQLSFALVALWMVKAWIGGGTLLRVGGRAALAAVAAPMALLLGLLAVETLPLPPDLLASLSPAAYHLYAQVLPGWPARDSYRDIDFNAAPRPPASPVILPTAQQVSAGASVPFAPAKARSLGRALSNQDGSARSEAVAGEASVRTDNSPGSATPAGASAVAAPKVRQAAAQSSGDGAQLGELLRAALKPLRSLHTGGWRALSFEPAVTRASLLKSFAYAAMFLLVALYPFGAPGEPRSDLRFSRAVIAMVLATGLAVAFIGLANWASWNGKILWFFVPTDWGAPRTVLLRASGPFVNPDDFADYLAMIFPFALAGALFSTDLVPREWRTVQRLLSLLIAFVIVCALLLSLSRGGWAAAAFGAMLLVALYFLQPAERRAVFARHINARTLRWAGVAALGALLLALIFVGGQGRSLTAERISQTASDVVTLAERTSLWRASLAMSRDFPLFGVGLGVWGEMFTRYALPPWSQYLFFREAHNDYLQFLAEAGLLAMLLLIWLAWRILRRLAATLRAGDPRKWPLLAAVVAAAGAVALHETVDFSLQIPANAMLLAVLLGLGLRAATPPLVGHEMRRGRTARPIAALAAGLALAMIFAATGQRDVYYPDFLAQVKNLRAAVARVRAHPADSESHFLAARFGRGIMNPEDRLRELRSAVWLDPTNPYKRDAYASLLAQRGRLTLAESEVTRSVFNSPSTDTHFYLSPELVHWLAPRTREAVERGFREAIAARMPGALSGLGNFYALNNRPLKQARLESEAAGHATNPADRLHLLLGAGSAYAAAGYMTSAEALFRIAMEEAPGDLAPYVALLQTVYGPDRDMRSAKALVENAIEAGGDPYVLNSELANAAGQAQDTATEEKALKDALAVIPEDLNTLTRLGEFYINLDRPDDALLVLQEAVEAQPDSARLNFDLGRAQEASYHYYAAEKAYARAIELEPRNREFASYYADFKQRMTKGAAELKKAVARPPAAQPTPAAED, encoded by the coding sequence TTGCGCCGCATCGACCACATAGTGCTTGCGGGAATCGGCCTTCTGGTCGTGCTGACCCCGCTCTGCTTCGGCGCGGTTCATCCGTGGGCCTACGCGCTGATGGAGCAGCTCAGCTTCGCGCTGGTCGCGCTGTGGATGGTCAAGGCATGGATCGGCGGCGGGACGCTCCTGCGCGTCGGCGGACGCGCAGCGCTGGCTGCGGTGGCTGCGCCGATGGCCCTACTGCTCGGGTTGCTTGCGGTGGAAACGCTGCCGCTGCCGCCGGACCTGCTCGCCAGCCTCTCGCCCGCCGCCTACCATCTCTACGCGCAGGTGCTACCCGGCTGGCCGGCGCGCGACTCTTATCGCGACATTGACTTCAACGCGGCGCCGCGTCCTCCCGCCAGCCCCGTAATTCTGCCTACCGCGCAGCAGGTCAGCGCTGGCGCCTCGGTTCCCTTCGCGCCCGCAAAGGCTCGCTCCCTCGGCCGCGCGCTTTCCAATCAGGACGGGTCCGCGCGCAGCGAAGCAGTTGCGGGCGAAGCGAGCGTGCGAACGGATAACAGCCCCGGCAGCGCGACGCCCGCCGGCGCCTCGGCCGTCGCGGCGCCGAAGGTTCGGCAGGCGGCCGCCCAAAGCTCCGGCGACGGCGCGCAGCTTGGGGAGCTTCTGCGAGCCGCGCTGAAACCGTTGCGCTCGCTCCACACCGGCGGATGGCGCGCGCTCAGCTTCGAGCCCGCCGTGACGCGCGCCAGCCTGCTTAAGTCATTCGCGTACGCCGCGATGTTTCTGTTGGTCGCGCTCTACCCGTTCGGCGCTCCGGGCGAGCCGCGTAGCGATCTGCGCTTCAGCCGCGCGGTGATCGCAATGGTGCTCGCCACGGGCCTGGCGGTCGCCTTCATCGGGCTCGCCAACTGGGCCTCGTGGAACGGCAAGATCCTGTGGTTTTTCGTGCCGACTGACTGGGGCGCGCCCAGAACGGTGCTGCTGCGCGCCAGCGGGCCGTTCGTCAACCCGGACGATTTCGCCGACTATTTGGCGATGATCTTTCCCTTCGCACTGGCCGGCGCGCTGTTCAGCACTGACCTTGTGCCGCGCGAATGGCGAACCGTCCAGCGCCTGCTTTCCCTTCTTATCGCCTTCGTCATCGTCTGCGCGCTGTTGCTTAGCCTGTCGCGCGGCGGATGGGCGGCGGCGGCTTTCGGCGCGATGTTGCTGGTCGCGCTGTACTTCCTCCAACCGGCGGAGCGGCGCGCGGTCTTTGCGCGGCATATCAACGCGCGCACGCTGCGATGGGCGGGAGTGGCGGCGCTGGGGGCGCTGCTGCTCGCGCTGATCTTTGTCGGCGGGCAAGGACGCAGCCTCACCGCGGAGCGCATTAGCCAAACCGCTTCCGACGTCGTGACACTGGCCGAGCGGACGTCGCTGTGGCGCGCATCGCTTGCCATGAGCCGCGATTTCCCGCTGTTCGGCGTCGGACTGGGCGTGTGGGGAGAGATGTTCACGCGCTACGCGCTACCCCCGTGGTCGCAGTACCTCTTCTTCCGCGAGGCGCATAACGACTACCTCCAGTTTCTCGCCGAGGCCGGCCTGCTCGCGATGCTGCTGCTGATCTGGCTCGCTTGGCGCATCCTGCGGCGCCTTGCGGCCACGCTGCGCGCAGGCGATCCGCGCAAGTGGCCCCTGCTGGCCGCGGTCGTGGCCGCTGCCGGCGCGGTGGCGCTGCACGAGACGGTCGATTTCAGCCTTCAGATTCCGGCCAACGCGATGCTGCTGGCGGTGCTGTTGGGGCTCGGCTTGCGAGCGGCCACACCGCCCCTGGTCGGCCACGAGATGCGGCGCGGTAGGACGGCGCGCCCGATTGCGGCTCTGGCGGCCGGCCTCGCGCTGGCGATGATTTTCGCGGCGACCGGCCAGCGCGACGTTTACTATCCCGACTTCCTCGCGCAGGTCAAAAATCTCCGCGCGGCGGTTGCGCGCGTGCGCGCCCATCCCGCGGATTCCGAGAGCCATTTTCTCGCGGCACGGTTTGGCCGGGGGATCATGAATCCCGAGGACCGGCTGCGCGAACTGCGCAGCGCCGTGTGGCTTGATCCCACCAATCCATACAAGCGCGATGCCTACGCGAGTCTGCTCGCCCAACGCGGCCGGCTTACTCTCGCCGAGTCCGAGGTTACCCGCTCGGTTTTCAACTCGCCCTCGACCGATACCCACTTCTATCTCAGTCCCGAGCTGGTGCATTGGCTCGCGCCGCGCACGCGCGAGGCGGTCGAGCGCGGCTTCCGGGAGGCGATCGCGGCGCGGATGCCGGGCGCGCTCAGCGGCCTCGGCAACTTCTATGCCCTGAACAATCGTCCGCTCAAACAAGCGCGACTGGAAAGCGAGGCCGCTGGCCATGCCACCAATCCGGCGGACCGGCTGCACCTGCTGCTCGGTGCGGGCAGCGCCTACGCTGCCGCGGGTTATATGACCAGTGCCGAGGCTCTGTTCCGGATCGCGATGGAAGAGGCGCCGGGCGATCTCGCACCCTACGTCGCCCTGCTCCAGACCGTGTATGGTCCTGACCGCGACATGCGCTCGGCCAAGGCGCTGGTCGAGAACGCGATCGAAGCGGGCGGCGATCCATACGTGCTGAATTCCGAGCTGGCAAATGCCGCGGGGCAGGCCCAGGATACGGCGACCGAGGAGAAAGCGCTGAAGGACGCGCTCGCGGTGATCCCGGAGGATCTCAACACGCTTACCAGGCTAGGTGAGTTTTACATCAACCTTGACCGCCCCGACGATGCGCTGCTCGTCCTGCAGGAGGCCGTCGAGGCGCAGCCCGACTCGGCGCGGCTCAACTTCGACCTCGGCCGCGCTCAGGAAGCGTCCTATCACTACTATGCGGCCGAGAAAGCCTACGCGCGCGCGATCGAACTGGAGCCGCGCAATCGCGAATTCGCCAGCTATTACGCAGACTTCAAGCAGCGGATGACTAAAGGGGCGGCCGAGCTGAAAAAGGCGGTTGCGCGGCCTCCGGCCGCCCAGCCGACGCCGGCTGCCGAGGACTGA
- a CDS encoding glycosyltransferase, which translates to MKIVYLNPTGELGGAERSLLDFMTSLRAADPRCSFRLIAAADGAMVEEARALGAETCVLPLPPTLARLGDAGAGGPAGRGAPRVLSMLGRMSLGTPSAALYTARLRRALRAAAPDVVHTNGFKMHVLGAWAAPRGVPVLWHVHDYVSARPVMARLMRAHADRCAAAIANSLSVAADVRAACGPRLKVFPIYNAVDLTRFAPAGPVLDLDHLAGLPPPDEAVVRVGLVATMARWKGHEVFLRALARLGGRPTVRGYVIGGALYQTNGSQYQIDELRRLARRLGLEGRVGFTGFVRDAAAAMRALDVVVHASVQPEPFGLVIAEAMACGRAVVVSRAGGAAEIVSPGEDALVHEPGATDSLVAHLRELVRNPGLRAFLGQNAALSARRRFASARLGAELLPVYQMLTAKAA; encoded by the coding sequence GTGAAGATCGTCTACCTCAATCCGACCGGAGAACTCGGTGGTGCCGAACGCAGCCTGCTCGACTTCATGACCAGCCTGCGCGCCGCCGACCCGCGCTGTTCGTTCAGGCTTATCGCCGCCGCCGACGGCGCGATGGTCGAGGAGGCGCGCGCGCTCGGCGCGGAGACCTGCGTTTTGCCGCTGCCGCCTACGCTCGCCCGCCTGGGCGACGCCGGCGCGGGCGGCCCGGCGGGCCGCGGCGCCCCGCGCGTGCTGAGCATGCTCGGGCGGATGTCGCTCGGCACGCCGTCGGCGGCGCTGTACACGGCGCGCCTGCGCCGGGCCCTGCGCGCTGCTGCACCCGACGTCGTCCATACCAACGGCTTCAAGATGCACGTGCTGGGTGCGTGGGCGGCGCCGCGCGGAGTGCCGGTGCTATGGCACGTCCACGACTACGTCAGCGCGCGGCCGGTGATGGCCCGGTTGATGCGGGCGCATGCCGACCGTTGTGCCGCCGCGATCGCCAATTCGCTCAGCGTTGCCGCCGACGTTCGCGCCGCATGCGGCCCCCGGCTCAAGGTCTTCCCGATCTACAACGCAGTTGACCTCACCCGCTTCGCGCCCGCCGGTCCAGTGCTCGACCTCGACCATCTGGCCGGACTCCCGCCGCCGGACGAAGCCGTTGTCAGGGTCGGGCTGGTCGCGACGATGGCGCGGTGGAAGGGACACGAGGTTTTCCTGCGCGCGCTCGCCCGCCTGGGCGGGCGGCCCACCGTGCGCGGCTACGTGATCGGCGGCGCGCTCTATCAGACCAACGGTAGCCAGTATCAGATCGACGAACTGCGCCGGCTCGCCCGCCGCCTCGGGCTCGAGGGCCGCGTCGGGTTCACCGGCTTCGTCAGGGACGCTGCGGCGGCGATGCGCGCGCTCGACGTGGTGGTGCACGCGAGCGTCCAGCCCGAGCCCTTCGGGCTGGTGATCGCGGAGGCGATGGCGTGTGGGCGTGCGGTGGTGGTAAGTCGTGCCGGCGGCGCCGCCGAGATCGTCAGTCCCGGCGAGGACGCGCTCGTCCACGAACCGGGGGCTACGGATTCGCTGGTCGCGCATCTGCGCGAACTGGTGCGCAACCCCGGGCTGCGCGCATTCCTCGGGCAGAACGCGGCGCTTTCCGCGCGCCGGCGCTTCGCCAGCGCGCGCCTGGGCGCCGAGCTGCTGCCGGTCTATCAGATGCTGACGGCCAAGGCGGCATGA
- a CDS encoding glycosyltransferase, protein MRVLHVSAGNLYGGVETVLLTLARSRALCPEVQPEFALCFAGHVADELAAADVQLHVLGAVRARNPLSVLRARRALRELIVQRRFDAVICHGAWVQAIFGPPARAAGASQVFWLHDAAAGRHWVERWAALAPPDLAICNSRFTAASLGHIYPSVPVEVVYYPVAAPHGDLRAERDAVRGELDAAPDAVVVMQASRMEAWKGHRLLLRALARLAEVPQWTCWMVGGAQRPHEARYLDELRAEAAALGIAARVNFVGQRADVSRLLAAADIYCQPNLGAEPFGIAFVEALYAGLPIVTTAMGGALEVVDESCGTLAAPDDPAALAAALGRLIADRGLRARLGAAGPARAAVLCEPARQLAQLASVLDSARTPSVTPGAGAAGTVQGKQVSSRRDQSPCA, encoded by the coding sequence ATGCGCGTACTTCACGTCAGCGCGGGCAATCTCTACGGCGGGGTCGAGACCGTCTTGCTCACGCTGGCGCGTTCGCGCGCCCTATGCCCGGAGGTGCAGCCGGAATTCGCGTTGTGCTTCGCCGGACACGTGGCCGACGAGCTGGCGGCCGCCGACGTCCAACTGCATGTGCTGGGCGCGGTGCGCGCGCGCAATCCGCTCAGCGTGCTGCGCGCGCGGCGCGCGCTTCGGGAGCTTATCGTACAGCGCCGCTTCGACGCGGTGATCTGTCATGGCGCGTGGGTGCAGGCGATTTTCGGCCCGCCCGCGCGCGCCGCCGGCGCCTCACAAGTCTTCTGGTTACACGACGCTGCCGCCGGACGGCATTGGGTCGAGCGATGGGCCGCACTGGCGCCGCCCGACCTCGCGATATGCAACAGCCGCTTTACCGCGGCCTCGCTCGGCCACATCTACCCGAGCGTACCCGTCGAGGTCGTGTACTATCCCGTTGCCGCTCCGCACGGCGACCTTCGAGCCGAGCGCGACGCCGTGCGCGGCGAGCTCGATGCCGCACCCGATGCGGTGGTCGTAATGCAGGCCAGCCGGATGGAGGCGTGGAAGGGCCATCGACTTCTTCTCAGGGCATTGGCGCGGCTCGCCGAGGTGCCGCAATGGACGTGCTGGATGGTGGGCGGTGCGCAACGGCCGCACGAAGCACGCTATCTTGATGAGCTGCGGGCGGAGGCCGCGGCCCTGGGGATCGCGGCGCGGGTCAACTTCGTTGGCCAGCGCGCCGACGTCTCACGCCTGCTCGCCGCGGCCGACATCTATTGCCAACCTAACCTGGGCGCTGAGCCCTTCGGCATCGCCTTCGTCGAAGCGCTTTACGCCGGGTTGCCGATTGTGACGACCGCGATGGGCGGCGCGCTCGAGGTCGTCGACGAGTCGTGTGGCACGCTGGCCGCGCCCGACGATCCAGCGGCGCTGGCCGCGGCCCTTGGCCGGTTGATCGCAGACCGCGGCCTGCGCGCCCGCCTGGGCGCCGCCGGCCCCGCCCGCGCAGCGGTACTATGCGAACCGGCGCGCCAGCTCGCGCAACTCGCAAGCGTGCTTGATTCGGCTAGGACGCCGTCCGTAACGCCAGGTGCTGGCGCCGCCGGGACTGTACAGGGGAAGCAGGTGAGTAGTCGCAGGGACCAATCACCATGCGCCTGA
- a CDS encoding glycosyltransferase family 4 protein: protein MRLMHVYLGHSYGGIERLLLTTLRLRHLWPTIETSFVLYPPGDFRVELEIAGAAAQDLGAGRVRLRNPLSLWRARRRLHEIIVAERTDLVAVHNLWLWTIFGSAVRSAGRPAVLWLHDPPDRATHWAARWARLTVPDQVLCHSHYTARRAPAMFSGVPVETVHCPVEPVLADKNASRALRAATRAELGIAENMVIILQVCRPSAHKGNLQLVQALAKLRHLPNWICLQVGRPVLPVQTNYYEGVKRAASELGIADRVRFLGYRNDLEGLLAAADIHCQPNLEPEPFGIAFVEALYAGLPVVTTAMGGALEIIDESCGILVPPGDLEALAGTLAKLIGNRELRVRLGINGPTRARQLCDPATQMAKLEAVLLKAGLRATNGTSAQRAKA, encoded by the coding sequence ATGCGCCTGATGCACGTGTATCTGGGCCATTCCTACGGCGGAATCGAACGCTTGCTCCTCACGACGCTACGCCTGCGTCACCTGTGGCCCACGATCGAAACTTCTTTCGTCCTGTATCCGCCAGGCGATTTCCGTGTGGAGTTGGAAATCGCCGGGGCGGCCGCTCAGGACTTGGGCGCAGGTCGGGTCCGGCTCCGCAACCCGCTTAGCCTCTGGCGGGCGCGGCGCAGGCTGCATGAGATCATCGTGGCGGAGCGAACCGACCTGGTAGCGGTGCACAATCTGTGGCTGTGGACGATCTTCGGCTCTGCGGTGCGCTCGGCCGGCCGACCCGCAGTGTTGTGGCTACACGACCCTCCGGACCGAGCGACTCACTGGGCAGCGCGATGGGCGCGTCTCACGGTGCCGGACCAGGTGCTATGCCACAGCCACTACACCGCCCGCCGTGCGCCCGCGATGTTTTCCGGGGTGCCGGTAGAAACCGTCCACTGCCCAGTCGAGCCCGTGCTGGCTGACAAAAATGCGTCGCGCGCGCTCCGCGCCGCGACCCGCGCCGAACTCGGTATCGCTGAGAATATGGTCATCATCCTGCAGGTATGCAGGCCTTCGGCGCACAAGGGCAACCTTCAGTTGGTCCAGGCGCTGGCGAAACTGCGTCATCTGCCAAACTGGATTTGCCTGCAGGTTGGCCGCCCGGTCCTCCCGGTCCAGACGAACTATTACGAAGGCGTCAAGCGAGCGGCAAGCGAGCTCGGGATCGCCGATCGGGTGCGCTTTCTCGGTTACCGCAACGATCTTGAAGGGCTCCTTGCCGCGGCTGACATCCATTGCCAGCCCAACCTCGAGCCCGAGCCGTTCGGCATCGCCTTTGTGGAAGCGCTGTACGCAGGACTGCCGGTAGTAACCACTGCGATGGGCGGTGCGCTTGAGATCATCGACGAATCATGCGGCATTCTGGTGCCGCCGGGCGACCTCGAGGCGCTGGCAGGGACGCTCGCCAAGCTTATCGGGAACCGCGAGCTGCGCGTCCGCCTGGGGATCAACGGCCCTACGCGCGCACGTCAACTGTGCGACCCGGCGACGCAAATGGCGAAACTCGAGGCGGTGTTGCTGAAGGCTGGTTTGCGCGCAACTAATGGCACGTCCGCACAGAGGGCGAAGGCGTGA
- a CDS encoding glycosyltransferase, with the protein MVIPSYNGARRLPLVLRALAAQDVRDGSFEVIVVDNNSTDDTCRVVVEEPAVAALRTRGVEVRCIGEQRQGPGFARIAGALVARAALVCFLDDDNIPAPDYLRRGMAALSDPSVGILTSKLTAQWEAEPPPSIARRRGLLAINDFFGDAPSDLGADSLIAPTAGAGLWMRRQAFLDAVSLDQIDHLLPGRTPSSMCAGEDIEVGMLIGAAGYRRLFRPELRITHLISKERVAARYFSRLIVGHVRTNFTLDCRHRLRPYTLARRLRGALHLAGALAAAPIVALVRTDGLREALFIAAQRWAAVRGPYRAFARPLPQSIFERCAQSRARSSQKAGGEGPAAELRVMGRQ; encoded by the coding sequence GTGGTCATTCCGTCGTACAACGGCGCGCGCCGCCTGCCCTTGGTGCTGCGCGCGCTGGCGGCCCAGGATGTGCGCGACGGGTCGTTCGAGGTTATCGTCGTCGATAACAACTCAACGGATGACACTTGCCGGGTGGTGGTCGAAGAGCCGGCGGTCGCCGCGTTGCGTACGCGCGGCGTCGAGGTGCGATGCATCGGCGAGCAGCGCCAAGGCCCGGGTTTCGCCCGTATTGCCGGTGCACTTGTTGCGCGCGCCGCGCTTGTTTGCTTTCTCGACGACGACAACATTCCGGCGCCCGATTATTTGCGACGTGGTATGGCCGCGCTGAGCGATCCGAGCGTCGGAATATTGACCTCAAAGCTGACTGCCCAATGGGAGGCCGAGCCTCCCCCGAGTATAGCGCGTCGAAGAGGCCTTCTCGCGATCAATGATTTTTTTGGCGACGCGCCCAGCGATCTTGGCGCCGATTCGCTAATCGCGCCGACCGCTGGCGCCGGCTTGTGGATGCGGCGCCAAGCGTTCCTCGATGCTGTGTCGCTCGACCAGATCGACCATCTATTGCCCGGAAGGACGCCGAGCTCGATGTGTGCGGGAGAAGATATCGAGGTCGGGATGCTGATCGGCGCCGCGGGTTACCGGCGGCTGTTCAGACCGGAGCTGAGGATCACCCACCTGATCTCGAAGGAGCGGGTAGCCGCTCGGTACTTTTCCCGGCTGATCGTGGGGCATGTGAGAACCAATTTCACACTGGATTGCCGACATCGGCTCCGTCCATACACTTTAGCGCGACGGCTGCGGGGGGCGCTGCACCTTGCGGGCGCGCTTGCAGCGGCGCCGATCGTTGCGCTGGTGCGCACGGACGGTCTGCGCGAAGCGCTGTTCATCGCCGCACAGCGCTGGGCGGCGGTTCGCGGTCCGTATCGGGCCTTCGCGCGCCCCTTACCCCAATCTATCTTTGAACGGTGCGCGCAAAGCCGCGCGCGGTCCTCGCAAAAAGCGGGCGGCGAGGGGCCGGCAGCCGAGCTTCGTGTAATGGGCAGACAATGA
- a CDS encoding glycosyltransferase family 4 protein, whose product MKPPWLIVSGDFVKAGGMNQPNYEFARYLADEGIETHLVAYRVADELAAHPRIVFHRVPKPGGSYFLSQPLIAAVGRRWARVIAARGGRVIVNGAVCDWNDVNWVHHVQAVFAPQAVGSVLRRLKGRLQHRLDLAAERRVLPRATVAITNSDLTGREIVKRLGLPADRIHTVYLGIDPLVFRPPSAEERVAARARLVATPERPQVAFVGALGDSRKGFDSLFRAWLALCAHTDWDADLIVVGAGSELALWRARTVAAGVADRIRFLDFDRSEAFIARLLWGCDALVLPSRYEGYGRPVQEALCCGVPALVSTAAGIAEQYPPELVDLLIADPEDADDLAARLRRWRSAIDGWRERVRPFGATLRAHTWRRMAEQMVAIIERGGVARHSLSAARREVAA is encoded by the coding sequence ATGAAGCCGCCGTGGCTGATCGTCAGCGGCGATTTCGTCAAGGCCGGCGGGATGAACCAGCCCAACTACGAGTTCGCCCGCTATCTTGCCGACGAGGGCATCGAGACCCATCTCGTCGCTTATCGCGTCGCCGATGAGCTAGCGGCCCATCCACGAATCGTCTTCCATCGCGTGCCCAAGCCGGGCGGTTCGTATTTTCTTTCGCAGCCCCTGATCGCCGCGGTGGGGCGGCGCTGGGCGCGCGTGATCGCCGCGCGCGGCGGGCGCGTGATCGTTAACGGCGCGGTCTGCGACTGGAACGATGTCAATTGGGTCCATCACGTGCAGGCGGTCTTCGCGCCACAGGCCGTGGGCAGCGTGTTGCGCCGGCTGAAGGGCCGCCTCCAGCACCGTCTCGACCTGGCCGCCGAGCGGCGCGTGTTGCCGCGCGCCACGGTGGCGATCACCAACTCCGACCTTACCGGTCGCGAGATTGTCAAACGGCTGGGGTTGCCGGCCGATCGGATCCACACGGTCTATCTGGGCATCGACCCGCTGGTGTTTCGTCCGCCGAGCGCCGAGGAACGTGTGGCAGCCCGCGCAAGACTCGTCGCTACGCCCGAGCGTCCGCAGGTCGCCTTCGTGGGCGCGTTGGGTGACAGCCGCAAGGGCTTTGACTCCCTCTTCCGCGCTTGGCTTGCGCTCTGCGCTCACACCGATTGGGACGCCGATCTCATCGTGGTCGGGGCGGGCAGCGAACTGGCCCTATGGCGGGCGCGCACCGTCGCGGCAGGGGTTGCCGACCGCATACGCTTTCTCGACTTCGATCGCTCCGAAGCTTTCATCGCGCGCCTGCTGTGGGGATGCGACGCGCTGGTGCTGCCCTCGCGCTACGAGGGCTACGGCCGCCCGGTGCAGGAGGCGCTGTGCTGCGGCGTGCCCGCGCTCGTCAGCACCGCGGCCGGCATCGCCGAGCAGTACCCGCCTGAACTTGTCGACCTGCTGATCGCGGATCCTGAGGATGCCGACGACCTGGCTGCGCGGCTGCGCCGCTGGCGGTCGGCGATCGACGGCTGGCGCGAGCGCGTCCGGCCCTTCGGCGCCACGCTGCGCGCGCACACCTGGCGCCGGATGGCTGAACAGATGGTCGCGATAATCGAACGCGGCGGCGTAGCGCGTCACTCGCTGAGCGCCGCGCGGCGGGAAGTCGCCGCATGA
- a CDS encoding ABC transporter permease yields the protein MAAPVLKPQPHSELPPVAPIVASAAAPVHVIEAGRASLLSDLRELWAHRDLLYFLTLRDVKLRYKQTVLGALWAILQPFLTMVVFTVLFGRLAKVPSDGLPYPIFAYAGLVPWQFFQNAVNQGGNSLVGNAQLITKVYFPRMVIPGAAVLAALVDFAVASLILFAMMAFYGIAPGAGVALYPLLIALLAAVASAAGMWMAALNVRYRDVKYVLPFTLQLGMFLTPVIYPVTFVPANWRWLLMLNPLTGIIGGFRSALLGRPLDWVALGVGAALTLAALALAAWVFRRMERSFADVI from the coding sequence ATGGCAGCGCCTGTCCTGAAACCACAGCCGCACTCCGAGCTTCCCCCTGTTGCGCCGATTGTCGCGTCCGCGGCCGCGCCGGTCCATGTAATCGAGGCCGGGCGCGCCTCGCTGCTCTCCGACCTGCGCGAGCTGTGGGCGCATCGCGATCTGCTCTACTTTCTGACCCTGCGCGACGTCAAGCTGCGCTACAAGCAGACCGTGCTCGGCGCGCTGTGGGCGATCCTGCAGCCGTTCCTGACGATGGTGGTGTTCACGGTGCTGTTCGGCCGCCTGGCCAAGGTGCCCTCCGACGGCTTGCCCTACCCGATTTTCGCCTATGCGGGATTGGTCCCGTGGCAGTTTTTTCAGAATGCGGTCAACCAGGGCGGCAACAGCCTGGTCGGCAACGCCCAGTTGATCACCAAGGTGTATTTTCCGCGGATGGTGATTCCGGGAGCCGCAGTGCTCGCCGCGCTGGTCGATTTCGCGGTCGCCTCGCTGATCCTGTTCGCGATGATGGCCTTTTACGGAATCGCACCCGGCGCGGGGGTGGCGCTCTATCCGCTCCTGATCGCGCTGCTGGCGGCGGTGGCGAGCGCGGCCGGGATGTGGATGGCGGCGCTCAACGTTCGCTACCGCGACGTCAAGTACGTGCTGCCCTTCACGCTCCAGCTCGGGATGTTTCTTACGCCGGTCATCTATCCGGTCACCTTCGTGCCGGCAAATTGGCGGTGGCTGCTGATGCTCAATCCGTTGACCGGGATAATAGGCGGCTTCCGCTCGGCGTTGCTGGGCAGGCCGCTTGACTGGGTCGCGCTCGGCGTGGGGGCGGCGCTTACCCTTGCCGCGCTGGCGCTTGCGGCGTGGGTGTTCCGGCGCATGGAGCGGAGCTTCGCCGACGTTATCTAG